In one Ananas comosus cultivar F153 linkage group 12, ASM154086v1, whole genome shotgun sequence genomic region, the following are encoded:
- the LOC109718812 gene encoding protein TIC 21, chloroplastic — MQALLLLQPRSAAAFHPPLPRRGRKTLTLTLTLTLIPSTTSPTATATATALSHFPPSPSPSQLLALITARNRNRSRSWNRTPPHAAAASSPAADDESERAKLAQVSKRLENTSRYFKRLGSLGFWGQLVCTVVSAVILSFSTLVTGKVTSPITFYTTAGSIAAAFVSVFWSFGYIRLSERLKRTANEPAKAPPRADVVKSLKNGIVVNLLGMGAAVLGMQATVGLLVAKALTTSAVPYYQGIPPGRSPVLALDVFLVQASANTILSHFLGLVCSLELLRSVTLPAPEAVAIPKAV, encoded by the exons ATGCAGGCGCTGCTGCTTCTGCAgccgcgctccgccgccgcgtttcaccctcctctcccccgccgcggCCGCAAAACCCtgaccctaaccctaaccctaaccctaatcccaagCACTACCTcccccaccgccaccgccaccgccaccgctcTCTCCCACTTCCCCCCTTCTCCCTCACCATCCCAGCTCCTCGCCCTAATCACTGCTAGGAATCGGAATCGCAGCAGGAGTTGGAATCGGACGCCCCCGCATGCCGCCGCGGCGAGTTCgcccgccgccgacgacgaatCGGAGAGGGCTAAACTCGCGCAG GTTTCGAAAAGACTAGAGAATACATCCCGATACTTTAAACGGTTGGGTAGCCTTGGGTTCTGGGGACAGCTGGTGTGCACAGTTGTATCTGCTGTGATATTATCGTTCTCTACACTTGTTACTGGCAAGGTCACATCACCAATCACATTTTACACCACTGCTGGCAGTATTGCTGCTGCATTTGTGTCAGTCTTCTGGTCGTTTGGTTACATCCGTCTCTCTGAAAGGCTTAAAAGAACGGCCAATGAGCCTGCCaag GCCCCTCCACGTGCTGATGTGGTTAAAAGTCTGAAGAATGGTATAGTGGTTAATCTTCTCGGAATGGGCGCTGCAGTTCTTGGCATGCAAGCAACCGTTGGGTTATTGGTTGCAAAAGCCCTTACTACCTCAGCAGTTCCATACTATCAGGGGATACCCCCTGGTCGGAGTCCTGTGTTGGCGTTAGATGTTTTCTTAGTACAG GCTTCAGCCAATACCATCCTTTCGCATTTTCTGGGGCTTGTTTGCTCGTTGGAACTGCTGAGATCAGTAACCCTGCCAGCGCCAGAAGCTGTTGCCATCCCTAAAGCTGTGTAA